A region of Piscinibacter gummiphilus DNA encodes the following proteins:
- a CDS encoding 2-oxoglutarate dehydrogenase E1 component, with product MMQEYRSNSYLFGGNAPYVEEMYEAYLDNPGSVPDNWRAYFDALQNVPAADGSASRDVAHAPVVESFAQRAKANAFGNKASNADLAIAHKQVHVQSLIAAYRFLGSRWADLDPLKRQERPKIPELEPAFYDLSEADMDLSFSATNTYFSTAENMTLREIVQALRETYCGSIGAEYMHITDPAEKRWWQQRLESIRSKPSFKPEEKVNILERLTAAEGLERYLHTKYVGQKRFSLEGGESFIASMDEVVQRSGEVGVQEIVIGMAHRGRLNVLVNTLGKAPKDLFSEFDHTAPENLPSGDVKYHQGFSSDVSTRGGPVHLSLSFNPSHLEIVNPVVEGSVKARLDRRGDQEGDTVLPVLVHGDAAFAGQGVVMETLALAQTRGYYTGGTLHIVINNQIGFTTSDPRDTRSTLYCTDVVKMIEAPVLHVNGDDPEAVVLATRLALDYRQEFNKDVVVDIVCFRKLGHNEQDTPALTQPLMYKSIGKHPGTRKLYGDKLVANGTLKNEGPDDLVKTYRAAMDAGKHTVDPVLTNYKSKYAVDWSPFLNKKWTDSADTALPSAEIKRLAERLTTVPNGFKPHALVEKVLADRAAMGRGEINVDWGMAESLAYASLVASGYPVRLSGEDCGRGTFTHRHAVLHDQNREKWDEGTWTSLQHVADGQAPFVVIDSLLSEEAVLGFEYGYASADPNTLVIWEAQFGDFTNGAQVVIDQFIASGEVKWGRANGLTMLLPHGYEGQGPEHSSARLERFMQLAADNNMQIVQPTTASQIFHVLRRQMVRMFRKPLVVMSPKSLLRAKDAGSPLSEFTKGEFRTVIGPDRSEIEADKVKRVIACSGKVAYDLIKRRDEKKAWDTVIVRVEQLYPFPHKAFAAEMKRFPNATEVIWAQDEPQNQGAWFFVQHYIHENMVEGQKLGYAGRPASASPAVGYAHLHQEQQKALLDQAFGKLKGFVLSK from the coding sequence ATGATGCAGGAATACAGGTCGAACTCGTACCTGTTCGGGGGCAATGCGCCTTACGTCGAAGAGATGTATGAGGCCTACCTCGACAACCCGGGCTCCGTGCCCGACAACTGGCGTGCCTATTTCGACGCCCTCCAGAACGTCCCGGCCGCCGATGGCAGCGCCTCTCGCGACGTCGCCCACGCCCCGGTCGTCGAATCCTTCGCGCAACGCGCCAAGGCCAACGCCTTCGGCAACAAGGCCAGCAACGCCGACCTCGCCATCGCGCACAAGCAGGTCCACGTCCAGTCCCTGATCGCCGCCTACCGGTTCCTCGGTTCGCGCTGGGCCGACCTCGACCCGCTCAAGCGCCAGGAACGTCCCAAGATCCCCGAACTCGAACCGGCGTTCTACGACCTGTCCGAGGCGGACATGGACCTCTCGTTCAGCGCCACGAACACCTACTTCTCCACCGCGGAGAACATGACCCTGCGCGAGATCGTGCAGGCCCTGCGCGAGACGTACTGCGGCTCCATCGGCGCCGAGTACATGCACATCACCGACCCGGCCGAGAAGCGCTGGTGGCAGCAGCGGCTGGAATCCATCCGCTCGAAGCCCAGCTTCAAGCCGGAAGAGAAGGTCAACATCCTCGAGCGCCTGACGGCGGCCGAGGGCCTCGAGCGCTACCTCCACACCAAGTACGTCGGCCAGAAGCGCTTCTCGCTCGAAGGCGGCGAGAGCTTCATCGCCTCGATGGACGAAGTGGTCCAGCGCTCCGGTGAAGTGGGCGTGCAGGAAATCGTGATCGGCATGGCCCACCGCGGCCGCCTGAACGTGCTGGTGAACACCCTGGGCAAGGCCCCGAAGGACCTGTTCTCCGAGTTCGACCACACCGCCCCCGAGAACCTCCCGTCCGGCGACGTGAAGTACCACCAGGGCTTCTCGAGCGACGTGTCCACCCGCGGCGGCCCGGTTCACCTGAGCCTGTCGTTCAACCCGTCCCACCTGGAAATCGTGAACCCGGTGGTCGAGGGTTCGGTGAAGGCCCGCCTGGACCGCCGCGGCGACCAGGAAGGCGACACGGTGCTGCCGGTGCTCGTGCACGGCGACGCCGCGTTCGCCGGCCAGGGTGTCGTGATGGAAACGCTGGCGCTGGCCCAGACCCGTGGCTACTACACGGGCGGCACGCTGCACATCGTCATCAACAACCAGATCGGCTTCACCACCAGCGACCCGCGCGACACGCGTTCCACGCTGTACTGCACCGACGTCGTCAAGATGATCGAGGCCCCGGTGCTGCACGTGAACGGCGACGATCCCGAAGCCGTGGTGCTCGCCACGCGCCTCGCGCTCGACTACCGCCAGGAGTTCAACAAGGACGTCGTCGTCGACATCGTCTGCTTCCGCAAGCTCGGCCACAACGAACAGGACACCCCGGCGCTCACGCAGCCGCTGATGTACAAGTCGATCGGCAAGCACCCGGGCACGCGCAAGCTGTACGGCGACAAGCTGGTCGCCAACGGCACGCTGAAGAACGAAGGTCCGGACGACCTCGTCAAGACGTACCGCGCCGCGATGGACGCCGGCAAGCACACGGTCGACCCGGTACTCACGAACTACAAGAGCAAGTACGCCGTCGACTGGTCGCCGTTCCTGAACAAGAAGTGGACCGACTCGGCCGACACGGCCCTGCCGTCCGCCGAGATCAAGCGCCTGGCCGAACGCCTGACGACCGTGCCGAACGGCTTCAAGCCGCACGCGCTGGTCGAGAAGGTGCTGGCCGACCGCGCCGCGATGGGCCGGGGCGAGATCAACGTCGACTGGGGCATGGCCGAGTCGCTCGCCTACGCCTCGCTCGTGGCCAGCGGCTACCCGGTGCGCCTGTCGGGTGAAGACTGCGGCCGCGGCACGTTCACGCACCGCCACGCGGTGCTGCACGACCAGAACCGCGAGAAGTGGGACGAAGGCACCTGGACCTCGCTGCAGCACGTGGCCGACGGCCAGGCTCCGTTCGTCGTGATCGACTCGCTGCTGTCCGAAGAGGCCGTGCTCGGCTTCGAATACGGCTACGCCAGCGCCGACCCGAACACGCTCGTGATCTGGGAAGCCCAGTTCGGCGACTTCACCAACGGCGCGCAGGTCGTGATCGACCAGTTCATCGCCTCCGGCGAAGTGAAGTGGGGCCGCGCGAACGGCCTGACGATGCTGCTGCCGCACGGCTACGAAGGCCAGGGTCCGGAGCACTCGTCGGCCCGCCTCGAGCGCTTCATGCAGCTCGCCGCGGACAACAACATGCAGATCGTGCAGCCCACCACGGCCAGCCAGATCTTCCACGTGCTCCGTCGCCAGATGGTGCGCATGTTCCGCAAGCCGCTGGTGGTCATGTCGCCGAAGTCGCTGCTGCGTGCCAAGGACGCGGGTTCGCCGCTGTCCGAGTTCACGAAGGGCGAGTTCCGCACCGTCATCGGTCCGGACCGTTCGGAGATCGAGGCCGACAAGGTCAAGCGCGTGATCGCCTGCTCGGGCAAGGTCGCCTACGACCTGATCAAGCGCCGCGACGAGAAGAAGGCGTGGGACACGGTGATCGTCCGCGTGGAACAGCTGTACCCGTTCCCGCACAAGGCGTTCGCCGCCGAGATGAAGCGTTTCCCGAACGCGACCGAAGTGATCTGGGCGCAGGACGAGCCGCAGAACCAGGGTGCCTGGTTCTTCGTGCAGCACTACATCCACGAGAACATGGTCGAAGGCCAGAAGCTCGGTTACGCCGGCCGTCCGGCGTCCGCTTCGCCGGCCGTGGGTTATGCCCACCTGCACCAGGAGCAGCAGAAGGCGCTGCTCGACCAGGCGTTCGGCAAGCTCAAGGGCTTCGTGCTCTCGAAGTGA
- the odhB gene encoding 2-oxoglutarate dehydrogenase complex dihydrolipoyllysine-residue succinyltransferase, with protein MAIVEVKVPQLSESVAEATLLQWKKKPGEAVALDEILVEIETDKVVLEVPAPAAGVMAQLVKNDGESCTSDEVIAKIDTDASAQVSPLEIKPVPASAPAAAPAAAGGNKGDVAMPAAAKLLAENNLAASSVAGTGKDGRVTKGDVLGAIEGGAKAAAPAAKAVSAPVPAAVSKPLPAVAAPVQQNLGDRPEQRVPMSRLRARIAERLVQSQSTNAILTTFNEVNMAPVMEMRKKFQEKFEKEHGVKLGFMSFFVKAAVHALKKYPIVNASVDGNDIVYHGYFDIGIAVGSPRGLVVPVLRNVDQMTFADIEKKIAEFGAKARDGKLSLEELTGGTFSISNGGTFGSMLSTPIINPPQSAILGVHATKDRAVVENGQVVVRPMNYLAMSYDHRIIDGREAVLSLVAMKEALEDPARLLFDI; from the coding sequence ATGGCAATCGTTGAAGTCAAGGTCCCGCAGCTGTCCGAATCCGTGGCCGAAGCCACCCTGCTGCAGTGGAAGAAGAAGCCGGGCGAAGCTGTCGCCCTCGATGAAATCCTCGTCGAAATCGAAACCGACAAGGTCGTGCTCGAAGTGCCGGCCCCCGCTGCCGGCGTGATGGCCCAGCTCGTCAAGAACGACGGCGAAAGCTGCACGAGCGATGAAGTCATCGCCAAGATCGACACCGACGCGTCGGCCCAGGTGAGCCCGCTCGAGATCAAGCCGGTGCCGGCCTCGGCACCCGCCGCCGCGCCTGCCGCCGCCGGTGGCAACAAGGGCGACGTGGCCATGCCCGCCGCCGCCAAGCTGCTCGCCGAGAACAACCTGGCCGCAAGCAGCGTCGCCGGCACCGGCAAGGATGGCCGCGTGACGAAGGGCGACGTGCTCGGCGCCATCGAAGGTGGCGCGAAGGCCGCTGCCCCGGCCGCCAAGGCCGTGTCGGCCCCGGTGCCCGCCGCCGTGTCGAAGCCGCTGCCCGCCGTGGCCGCGCCCGTCCAGCAGAACCTGGGTGATCGCCCGGAACAGCGCGTGCCGATGAGCCGCCTGCGCGCCCGCATCGCCGAGCGCCTGGTGCAGTCGCAATCCACCAACGCCATCCTGACCACGTTCAACGAAGTGAACATGGCCCCGGTGATGGAGATGCGCAAGAAGTTCCAGGAGAAGTTCGAGAAGGAACACGGCGTCAAGCTCGGCTTCATGAGCTTCTTCGTGAAGGCCGCGGTGCACGCCCTCAAGAAGTACCCGATCGTCAACGCCTCGGTCGACGGCAACGACATCGTCTACCACGGCTACTTCGACATCGGCATCGCCGTGGGCTCGCCGCGCGGCCTCGTGGTGCCGGTGCTGCGCAACGTCGACCAGATGACGTTCGCCGACATCGAGAAGAAGATCGCCGAGTTCGGCGCCAAGGCCCGTGACGGCAAGCTGTCCCTCGAGGAACTGACCGGCGGCACGTTCTCGATCTCGAACGGCGGCACCTTCGGCTCCATGCTGTCGACCCCGATCATCAACCCGCCCCAGTCGGCCATCCTCGGCGTGCACGCCACGAAGGACCGCGCCGTCGTCGAGAACGGCCAAGTGGTCGTCCGTCCGATGAACTACCTGGCGATGAGCTACGACCACCGCATCATCGACGGCCGCGAAGCCGTGCTGTCGCTCGTGGCCATGAAGGAAGCGCTGGAAGACCCGGCCCGCCTGCTGTTCGACATCTGA
- the lpdA gene encoding dihydrolipoyl dehydrogenase — translation MSKQFDVVVIGGGPGGYIAAIRAAQLGFNTACIDEWKNEKGGPAPGGTCTNVGCIPSKALLQSSEHFEQAGHHFADHGIGLKDLSIDVAKMLGRKDTVVKQNNDGILYLFKKNKVTFFHGRGSFVKAADGGYELKVAGAAEETITAKHVVVATGSNPRALPGAAFDEENILSNDGALRIPAVPKKLGVIGAGVIGLEMGSVWRRLGAEVTVLEALPVFLGAVDETIAKEAQKALKKQGLNIEVGVKISEVKSDKKGVTVAYANAKGEAQTLAVDKLIVSIGRVPNTIGLNAESVGLKLDERGAIAVDDDCKTNLPNVWAIGDVVRGPMLAHKAEEEGVAVAERIAGQHGHVNFNTVPWVIYTSPEIAWVGQTEQQLKAEGRAYKAGSFPFMANGRARALGDTTGLVKVIADAKTDEILGVHMVGPYVSELIAEAVVAMEFKASAEDIARICHAHPSLSEATKEAALAVDKRTLNF, via the coding sequence ATGAGCAAGCAATTCGACGTGGTCGTCATCGGCGGCGGCCCCGGTGGTTACATCGCGGCCATCCGCGCGGCGCAGCTCGGTTTCAACACCGCCTGCATCGACGAATGGAAGAACGAGAAGGGCGGCCCGGCCCCGGGCGGCACCTGCACGAACGTGGGCTGCATTCCCTCGAAGGCGCTGCTGCAGTCCAGCGAGCACTTCGAGCAGGCCGGCCATCATTTCGCCGACCACGGCATCGGCCTGAAGGACCTGAGCATCGACGTCGCGAAGATGCTGGGCCGCAAGGACACCGTCGTGAAGCAGAACAACGACGGCATCCTGTACCTGTTCAAGAAGAACAAGGTCACGTTCTTCCACGGTCGCGGCTCCTTCGTGAAGGCCGCTGACGGCGGCTACGAGCTGAAGGTCGCCGGCGCCGCCGAGGAAACCATCACCGCGAAGCACGTCGTGGTCGCCACGGGCTCCAACCCCCGTGCGCTGCCCGGCGCCGCATTCGACGAGGAGAACATCCTCTCGAACGACGGTGCGCTGCGCATCCCCGCCGTGCCGAAGAAGCTCGGCGTGATCGGCGCCGGCGTGATCGGCCTGGAAATGGGCTCGGTGTGGCGCCGCCTCGGCGCGGAAGTCACCGTGCTCGAAGCACTGCCGGTGTTCCTGGGCGCGGTCGACGAGACCATCGCCAAGGAAGCCCAGAAGGCGCTGAAGAAGCAGGGCCTGAACATCGAGGTCGGTGTCAAGATCTCCGAGGTCAAGAGCGACAAGAAGGGCGTGACCGTCGCCTACGCGAACGCGAAGGGCGAGGCGCAGACCCTGGCGGTCGACAAGCTGATCGTGTCCATCGGCCGTGTGCCGAACACCATCGGCCTGAACGCTGAAAGCGTGGGCCTGAAGCTCGACGAACGCGGCGCCATCGCCGTGGACGACGACTGCAAGACCAACCTGCCGAACGTCTGGGCCATCGGTGACGTCGTGCGCGGCCCGATGCTCGCGCACAAGGCGGAAGAGGAAGGTGTGGCCGTGGCCGAGCGCATCGCCGGCCAGCACGGGCACGTCAACTTCAACACCGTGCCGTGGGTCATCTACACGTCGCCGGAAATCGCGTGGGTGGGCCAGACCGAGCAGCAGCTCAAGGCCGAAGGCCGCGCGTACAAGGCCGGCAGCTTCCCGTTCATGGCCAACGGCCGTGCACGTGCGCTGGGTGACACCACGGGCCTCGTGAAGGTCATCGCCGACGCGAAGACCGACGAGATCCTGGGCGTGCACATGGTGGGGCCGTACGTGTCCGAGCTGATCGCCGAGGCGGTAGTCGCGATGGAGTTCAAGGCCTCGGCCGAGGACATCGCGCGCATCTGCCACGCGCACCCGTCGCTGAGCGAGGCGACGAAGGAAGCCGCCCTGGCGGTGGACAAGCGCACGCTCAACTTCTGA
- the zapE gene encoding cell division protein ZapE yields MGVRDLYAQTLAEKGFKADPAQLRAVDALERCENEWLDYKARRSNALTKMLRHPPIPRGVYMHGGVGRGKSFLMDCFFTSVPLTRKTRLHFHEFMREVHRELGELQGVVNPLHELGRRISRRYRLICFDEFHVADVTDAMILHRLLESLFEHRVSIVTTSNFKPDDLYPNGLHRDRILPAIALLKEKMEVLSVDNGTDYRQRSLEQLDLYHTPLDDKADKAMTEAFERLAEARDEEPVLHIEHREIRARRKAGGVVWFDFAELCGGPRSQNDYLEIASQFHTVLLSNVPYMPVRLASQARRFTWLVDVLYDRRVKLIMSAEVPAEDLYTDGPLAHEFPRTVSRLNEMRSAEFLALARRDVDTSLT; encoded by the coding sequence GTGGGAGTTCGCGACCTCTACGCGCAGACGCTCGCTGAAAAGGGCTTCAAGGCGGACCCCGCGCAACTGCGCGCGGTGGACGCCCTGGAGCGCTGCGAGAACGAGTGGCTCGACTACAAGGCCCGGCGCAGCAATGCGCTGACCAAGATGTTGCGCCACCCGCCCATTCCGCGTGGCGTCTACATGCACGGCGGGGTGGGGCGGGGCAAGAGCTTCCTGATGGACTGCTTCTTCACGTCCGTCCCGCTCACCCGCAAGACCCGCCTGCACTTCCACGAGTTCATGCGCGAGGTGCACCGCGAACTGGGCGAGCTCCAGGGCGTGGTGAACCCGCTGCACGAACTGGGGCGGCGCATCTCGCGCCGCTACCGCCTCATCTGCTTCGACGAGTTCCACGTCGCCGACGTGACCGACGCGATGATCCTGCACCGCCTGCTCGAATCGCTGTTCGAGCACCGCGTGAGCATCGTGACCACGTCGAACTTCAAGCCCGACGACCTGTACCCGAACGGGCTGCACCGTGACCGCATCCTGCCCGCCATCGCGCTCCTGAAGGAGAAGATGGAGGTGCTGAGCGTCGACAACGGCACCGACTACCGCCAGCGTTCGCTGGAGCAGCTGGACCTGTACCACACGCCCCTCGACGACAAGGCCGACAAGGCGATGACCGAGGCGTTCGAGCGCCTGGCCGAGGCGCGGGACGAGGAGCCGGTGCTGCACATCGAGCACCGCGAGATCCGTGCGCGCCGCAAGGCGGGCGGGGTGGTGTGGTTCGACTTCGCCGAGCTGTGCGGCGGCCCGCGTTCCCAGAACGACTACCTCGAGATCGCCTCGCAGTTCCACACCGTGCTGCTGTCGAACGTGCCCTACATGCCGGTGCGGCTCGCCTCGCAGGCGCGGCGCTTCACGTGGTTGGTGGACGTGCTGTACGACCGTCGCGTGAAGCTGATCATGTCGGCCGAGGTGCCGGCCGAGGACCTCTACACCGACGGGCCGCTGGCCCACGAGTTCCCGCGCACGGTGTCGCGCCTCAACGAGATGCGCTCCGCCGAGTTCCTGGCGCTGGCGCGCCGGGACGTCGACACGTCGCTGACCTGA
- a CDS encoding PP2C family protein-serine/threonine phosphatase produces MSTSPGYRLSAATGIHRGDRAYQQDQVEILAHHRVPGCALAVLADGMGGKSGGRKAADQVILTARQLFERHGANQDDPAELLKQLVLEAHLMIKLTAITAEEEPHSTVTAYLISPSRQCDIIHAGDSRVYHFRGPDLVKRTVDHSFVQRLVDEGQIAEEEANNHPQSNLLTGCLGTFQDPPLTLHHIDRLEIGDSLLACSDGLWHYFTPKELGAIVHTLPPREASEMLVSKARQRARGAGDNLSLALVRIEALS; encoded by the coding sequence ATGAGCACCTCCCCGGGTTACCGTTTGTCCGCAGCCACCGGCATCCACCGGGGCGACCGAGCCTACCAGCAAGACCAGGTGGAAATCCTGGCCCACCACCGGGTCCCCGGGTGCGCCTTGGCGGTACTCGCCGACGGCATGGGGGGCAAGAGCGGTGGCCGCAAGGCCGCCGACCAGGTGATCCTCACCGCGCGGCAGCTGTTCGAGCGCCACGGCGCCAACCAGGACGACCCTGCCGAGCTGCTCAAGCAGCTCGTGCTCGAGGCGCACCTGATGATCAAGCTCACCGCCATCACGGCCGAGGAAGAGCCCCACAGCACCGTCACGGCCTACCTGATCAGCCCGTCGCGGCAATGCGACATCATCCACGCCGGCGACTCGCGGGTCTACCACTTCCGCGGCCCCGACCTCGTGAAGCGCACGGTGGACCACTCCTTCGTGCAGCGCCTGGTCGACGAAGGCCAGATCGCCGAGGAAGAGGCCAACAACCACCCGCAGTCGAACCTGCTGACCGGCTGCCTGGGCACCTTCCAGGACCCGCCGCTCACGCTGCACCACATCGACCGCCTGGAAATCGGCGACTCCCTGTTGGCCTGCAGCGACGGCCTGTGGCACTACTTCACGCCGAAGGAGCTGGGCGCCATCGTGCACACCCTGCCCCCGCGCGAAGCCAGCGAGATGCTGGTCAGCAAGGCGCGCCAGCGCGCCCGGGGCGCCGGCGACAACCTGTCGCTGGCCCTGGTGCGCATCGAAGCACTCAGCTGA
- a CDS encoding YdcH family protein, producing the protein MDDNLHSPERRLIELRIEHADLDSLIDQVGQSSPLDDLALRRLKKRRLVLRDEIARLRAELEPPEPA; encoded by the coding sequence ATGGATGACAACCTCCACTCTCCCGAGCGGCGACTGATCGAACTCCGGATCGAACACGCCGACCTCGACAGCCTGATCGACCAGGTTGGCCAGTCGAGCCCGCTCGACGACCTGGCGCTGCGGCGCCTGAAGAAGCGCCGCCTGGTCCTGCGCGATGAAATCGCGCGCCTGCGCGCCGAACTCGAACCGCCCGAACCGGCATGA
- a CDS encoding ATP-dependent DNA helicase produces MTSPLREAVAQAFAAGGELSEADPRYTERDVQQLMADHVALAIDEQRALVAEAGTGVGKTFAYLVPTLLSGKRALVSTATKSLQDQLFLRDLPRLCESLNLPTTLALLKGRGSYLCLHRMRVARESAQLPDRWAVRTLAKIETWAQGTRTGDLAELDGLDERSPVIPLVTSSRDNCLGSECPDYRQCHVMKARREAMAADVVVVNHHLFFADMALRDTGMAELLPSVEVAVFDEAHQLSEAGVQFLGTTLGTAQVIDFARDLLGAGLQHARGLVPWQELAAACDHAARDLRLAAAGRLREVRGTLKLRWDERSANADFLAALNAVGEACTAARKGIDQVSETAADFPKLAERAMHFVHQTELFAAPCTPGRVRWIDLTPHQARLVESPLDVREALREQMELANKAWIFTSATLGDDARLSWFTESAGLDDADTLRVGSPFDYPAHARLYVPNAFPKPNEPGHPAAVAALAARCARALGGRTFVLTTTLRALQTIGEGLRAAFDAEGDSIQVLLQGSAPKRQLLQQFLAQPRSVLVGSQSFWEGIDVPGDALQCVMIDKLPFPPPNDPLVEARVKRLENEGRNPFSDYFVAEAAVSLKQGAGRLIRSETDRGLLVVCDPRMAGMNYGRRLREALPPMTRVATEAEALGWLAELSAETLPF; encoded by the coding sequence ATGACCAGTCCCCTCCGCGAGGCCGTCGCCCAGGCGTTCGCGGCGGGCGGCGAGCTGTCCGAAGCCGACCCCCGCTACACCGAACGCGACGTCCAGCAGCTCATGGCCGACCACGTGGCGCTGGCCATCGACGAGCAGCGCGCGCTGGTCGCCGAGGCGGGCACCGGGGTCGGCAAGACCTTCGCGTACCTCGTGCCCACGCTGCTGTCGGGCAAGCGGGCGCTCGTGAGCACCGCCACGAAAAGCCTGCAGGACCAGCTGTTCCTGCGCGACCTGCCGCGCCTGTGCGAGTCGCTGAACCTGCCCACCACGCTCGCACTGCTGAAGGGCCGCGGCAGCTACCTGTGCCTGCACCGCATGCGCGTCGCGCGCGAGTCGGCCCAGCTGCCCGACCGCTGGGCGGTGCGCACGCTCGCGAAGATCGAGACCTGGGCGCAGGGCACCCGCACCGGCGACCTGGCCGAACTCGACGGGCTCGACGAGCGGTCCCCCGTGATCCCGCTCGTCACGTCCTCGCGCGACAACTGCCTCGGCAGCGAGTGCCCCGACTACCGCCAGTGCCACGTGATGAAGGCGCGCCGCGAGGCGATGGCCGCCGACGTGGTGGTGGTGAACCACCACCTGTTCTTCGCCGACATGGCGCTGCGCGACACCGGCATGGCCGAGCTGCTGCCGAGCGTCGAGGTGGCCGTGTTCGACGAGGCGCACCAGCTCTCCGAAGCCGGCGTGCAGTTCCTCGGCACCACGCTCGGCACCGCGCAGGTGATCGACTTCGCGCGCGACCTGCTGGGCGCCGGGCTGCAGCATGCGCGCGGCCTCGTCCCGTGGCAGGAGCTGGCCGCCGCCTGCGACCACGCCGCGCGCGACCTGCGCCTGGCCGCGGCCGGGCGGCTGCGCGAGGTGCGGGGCACGCTGAAGCTGCGCTGGGACGAACGTTCCGCGAACGCCGACTTCCTCGCCGCGCTCAACGCGGTGGGCGAGGCCTGCACCGCGGCGCGCAAGGGCATCGACCAAGTCAGCGAGACGGCTGCCGACTTCCCGAAACTCGCCGAACGCGCGATGCACTTCGTGCACCAGACCGAACTCTTCGCCGCGCCGTGCACGCCGGGCCGCGTGCGCTGGATCGACCTCACGCCCCACCAGGCGCGGCTCGTCGAATCGCCGCTCGACGTGCGCGAGGCGCTGCGCGAGCAGATGGAGCTCGCGAACAAGGCCTGGATCTTCACGTCGGCCACGCTGGGCGACGACGCGCGCCTCAGCTGGTTCACCGAATCGGCCGGGCTCGACGACGCCGACACGTTGCGGGTGGGCAGCCCCTTCGACTACCCGGCTCACGCGCGGCTCTACGTTCCGAACGCGTTCCCGAAGCCCAACGAGCCGGGCCACCCCGCGGCCGTGGCCGCGCTGGCCGCGCGCTGCGCGCGGGCACTCGGCGGGCGCACCTTCGTGCTGACCACCACGCTGCGCGCGCTGCAGACCATCGGCGAGGGCCTGCGTGCAGCCTTCGACGCCGAGGGCGACTCGATCCAGGTGCTGCTGCAGGGCAGTGCGCCCAAGCGCCAGTTGCTTCAGCAGTTCCTCGCGCAGCCGCGGTCGGTGCTCGTGGGCTCGCAGAGCTTCTGGGAGGGCATCGACGTGCCCGGCGACGCGCTGCAGTGCGTGATGATCGACAAGCTGCCGTTCCCGCCGCCGAACGATCCGCTCGTCGAGGCGCGGGTCAAGCGGCTCGAGAACGAAGGGCGCAACCCGTTCTCCGACTACTTCGTGGCCGAGGCCGCGGTGTCGCTGAAGCAGGGCGCCGGAAGGCTGATCCGCAGCGAGACCGACCGCGGCCTGCTGGTGGTGTGCGACCCGCGCATGGCGGGCATGAACTACGGCCGGCGCCTGCGCGAGGCCCTGCCACCGATGACCCGCGTGGCCACCGAGGCCGAGGCCCTCGGGTGGCTGGCCGAGCTGTCGGCCGAAACCCTGCCGTTCTGA
- a CDS encoding outer membrane protein assembly factor BamD has product MIRISRPGHPSRLWRIAAVALTASVLVACGSTPADDTAGMSTEKLYAEARDEVEAGSFERAIKLYERLEGRASGTLLGQQAQLERAYLLYRTGEKAQALSVVERFMKLHPTSPAFDYALYLQGVINFNDNLGLFGRLAKQDLSERDQQASRDSYQSFKQLVEQFPQSKYADDAVVRMRYIVNSLAAYEVHVARYYFRRSAYIAAANRAQQAIQEFQTSPSTEEALSLMAQSYDRLGLVELRDDAARVLRQNFPNSTYLAQLPAPAPAKVQ; this is encoded by the coding sequence ATGATCCGGATTTCCCGCCCTGGCCACCCGTCCCGCCTCTGGCGCATCGCCGCCGTTGCACTGACCGCGAGTGTGCTGGTGGCCTGCGGCTCGACGCCCGCCGACGACACCGCCGGCATGAGCACCGAGAAATTGTATGCAGAGGCCCGCGACGAGGTGGAAGCGGGTTCGTTCGAACGCGCCATCAAGCTCTACGAGCGGCTCGAAGGTCGCGCTTCGGGCACGCTGCTCGGGCAGCAGGCCCAGCTGGAGCGGGCCTACCTGCTCTACCGCACCGGCGAAAAGGCACAGGCCCTGTCGGTGGTGGAGCGCTTCATGAAGCTGCACCCCACGAGCCCCGCGTTCGACTACGCACTGTACCTGCAGGGCGTCATCAACTTCAACGACAACCTCGGGCTGTTCGGGCGCCTCGCGAAACAGGACCTCTCCGAACGCGACCAGCAGGCCTCGCGCGACTCGTACCAGTCGTTCAAGCAGCTCGTCGAGCAGTTCCCGCAATCGAAGTACGCCGACGACGCCGTCGTGCGCATGCGCTACATCGTGAACTCGCTGGCCGCCTACGAAGTGCACGTGGCGCGCTACTACTTCCGCCGCTCGGCCTACATCGCCGCGGCGAACCGCGCGCAGCAGGCCATCCAGGAGTTCCAGACCTCGCCGTCCACCGAGGAAGCCCTGTCGCTGATGGCCCAGAGCTACGACCGCCTGGGACTCGTGGAACTGCGCGACGACGCCGCCCGCGTGCTGCGCCAGAACTTCCCGAACAGCACCTACCTCGCGCAGCTGCCGGCGCCGGCGCCCGCCAAGGTGCAGTGA